The following DNA comes from Gammaproteobacteria bacterium.
AATGTCTTCAATCAAATCTTCATTCTCAAAGATCACTTCCGGGTTGTGATACATCAGGTTTGATACATTGGAGCAATAACGGATTAATGTAGCCTCTTTCCAGTGATCTCCCCGGTATGCGGGATCAGACTGATATTCAATCATACAAATAATATCTTCGGGCAATTCCCAGGACTTCACCAGAGAGGTGATTGCCTGGTATTCGTTGATTCCGATTTCTATAGATTCCATGTTAATAATGACATCTTCATCCATGTTGCTACAACTGGATAAAATCTTGTCCATCTGTTGAGGAAAGCTATGTGCCAATATCAGTCGGCCAAGGTTATGGATTAAACCGGCGAGATAAACACTGTGAATCTGTTCTTTAGAACGGCCAATGTAAGGTGCTAGACCGGCACATAACGAGGCGGTCTCTATGGATTGATACCAATAGTGGTCAATATGAAAGTGTTGGCACTTTTTACTATTGAAGGGTTTATTCAAGGCGATACCGAGGGCGAGATTTTTAACCAGATTCAGACCTAATACACGAATAATGGCATCAACAATGGTATATATCTTATCGCGATAACCAAAATAGGCTGAGTTGGCTAAACCGATGATGCGGGTCGTGAGTCCGGGGTCAAGTTGAATGATGGTCGCTAGTTCGTGGATATTAATGTCTTCACGCCCAGCCTCATAGATGAGTCTTTGTGCCACAGCGGGAAGAGGTGGCACTTGCAGGATTTCAGAATATTTGTCGTCAGGTATTTTATTCACGGTTCCCGCACTACTCGAATAGCATCGAAAGATCGACAGCCTGTATGTTTTTGGTCAGGCTACCGGTTGAGATCCAGTCAACTCCGGTAGCGGCAACCGCAGATATGTTTTCCAGCGTAATACCGCCGGATGCCTCTAATGAGGCTTTATTATCATTGATTTTAACTGCATCTTCCAGTTGTGCCAGGCTAAAATTGTCTAATAACAGACGTTCAGCCCCATTATCAATGGCGATACGGAGCTCATCCAGTGACTCAACCTCGACCTCTATGAAGAGTCCTGTCTTCAGTTTTTGAGCCTGCTGTATGGCCTTCACGATACCCCCTGCTGCCTGGATATGATTTTCCTTGATAAGGATGCCATCGTACAGTCCAGTGCGATGGTTTTTACAGCCTCCTGTTTTAACTGCATATTTTAGCTCCAGTCGGAGGCCGGGAATAGTCTTGCGGGTGTCCAGTATCTGCGTTTTTGTATCGGATACCTGATCAGCATAACGTCTTGATAAGGTTGCTACGCCGGACAGGGTTTGCAGGAAATTCAGGGCAGTTCGCTCACCGCTTAACAAATTCCTGGAATTCCCCTGTAGTGTGCATAGCATTTCATTTTTTGCGATGATATCTCCATCCTGATAGTGCCAGTGAATAGCTATCGTCTCATCAATCTCTTGCAGTGTTTGCTCAAACCATTCACAACCACAGAGAACAATGGGTTCACGGGTAATGACCCTGGCCTGGCTGATGTGATCGGCAGGGATGAGTGCCGCAGTAACGTCTCCGGAGCCAATATCTTCCTGCAAGGCTCGGGTGACACTATTTGAAATATATTCTTTATCTGCTTGAGAATGCATTATTCAGAAATGGCAAGTAACTCAATTTCGAAGATCAAGGTTGCATTGGCTGGAATGGCACCACCACCAGCACCTTGTGGTCCATAGCCAAGATCTGAAGGGATGGTTAATTTTCGTTTGCCACCAATCTTCATACCCTTAACACCTTCATCCCAGCCGCGAATAACATAACCCACATCAAGAGGGAAATTAAAAGGTTCATTACGCGCTACGCTGGAATCAAACTCGGTACCATCTTCCAACCAGCCGGTATAATGCACCGTTACCGTCTGTCCGGCACCGGTTGCCAGTTGACCGTCACCTAAAGTGAGATCGTCATATTGCAGTCCTGATTCTGTGGTATGTTCAGACATGGATATTCCTTCGATGATTAGATTTCTTGTAGATAGATTGAGATTGTAGCAAGTGTATTCAGTCTTGTCTTGAAAGAAAATCTGATTCATGCAAAGCTTCCATGCTATTAATACTTAAGGGATATAGAAGCCTCTGTGAAAAAGCAATTTTTAGCCTTGTTTTTATCAATGCGCGGTAGTATTGCGGATCTTTTACCGATAATTCTGGTGATTGCATTCTTTCAGTTGCTTGTGATTCAACAGCCGATTCCTGATTTGTTGGATATTGTAATGGGTGTGGTTTTTGTGGTGATCGGATTGAGCCTGTTTGTACGAGGTCTTGAACTGGGTCTGTTCCCGATTGGTGAATCCATGGCCTATGCCTTTTCTAAAAAAGGAAGTTTGTTCTGGTTGCTGTGTTTTTCATTTGCCCTTGGTTTTGGTACTACAGTGGCAGAACCGGCATTAATTGCTGTGGCTAATGAGGCGGCAGCGGTTGCCGCTGATGCCGGGGTTATTGCTGGCAGTGATGAGGCAACAAAGGCTTATGCCTCAGGTCTACGTTTTACCGTGGCAATATCCGTTGGTTTTTCCCTGATACTGGGTGTGTTTCGTATTGTCATGGGCTGGCCAGTGCATTATTTTATTATGGCAGGTTATACGCTGGTCGTTATTATGACCGGGTTTGCACCTAAAGAGATTATTGGTATTGCCTATGACTCCGGTGGGGTAACAACCTCGACGATTACTGTCCCGCTGGTGACTGCATTAGGGGTGGGTCTGGCGCTATCGATCAAGGGGCGTAACCCGATGGTTGATGGTTTTGGTCTGATTGCCTTTGCCTCCTTGATGCCGATTATCTTTGTGCTTGCTTACGGGATGATTATGTAATGCAGTCGCTTATCGAGTTACTCATGGTTTTTTGGCAGACGGTACAGGATGTGTTGCCGATTGCCGTTATTATCTTTGGTTTTCAACTGCTGGTTATTCGTCGTCCGATACCTAATCTGGGCAAGGTGTGTGTCGGCTTTGTCTATGTGTTGATTGGTTTAACCTTTTTTCTTGAAGGGTTGGAACATGCCTTATTTCCACTAGGTAAACTTATGGCAAAGCAGTTAACGGATACCCGTTTTCTCCTGGGTGATGATCATTTGCCGAGTTATATTCTGCACTGGTCTGATTATACGTGGGTCTATCTGTTTGCTGCAGCGATTGGTTTTGCTACGACAGTGGCTGAACCGGCATTATTGGCGGTAGCCATCAAGGCAAAGGATGTCTCGGGTGGTGTCATTGGTGTCTGGGGGCTGCGTATTGCCGTGGCGGTTGGTGTTTCTTTTGGTCTTACCCTGGGCGTGTTCAGGATTATTACCGGAACCCCATTACATTATTATATTATTACCGGTTATGTCATTGTGATTATCCAGACCTTTTATGCACCACGTATGATTATCCCTCTTGCCTATGATTCCGGTGGTGTAACGACCTCGACGGTAACCGTGCCTTTGGTTGCTGCCCTCGGTCTGGGTTTGGCAAGTACAGTACCTGGACGAAGCCCCCTGCTGGATGGTTTTGGTTTGATTGCCTTTGCCAGTCTATTTCCGATTATTTCGGTGATGGTCTATGCGCAATTAAGCGAATGGTGGTCAAGAAGGAATAAAAATCTTAATGAGTAATAAAACTTGCGGAGAAAGATATGCATTTTAAATTATTGATAGCATTGATTGAGGATGATAAGACGGAAGATGTTCTTGATGCAGCTAGAAAGGCGGGAGCAACGGGTTCTACGGTGATTAATCACGCTCGGGGTGAAGGGTTGGAAAAGACCAAGACCTTTTTAGGTTTAAGCCTGGAGACACAACGCGATATGTTGTTATTCCTGGTTGAAGAACATTTAAGTCGAACCATTCTGGAGACTATTTCAGAGATTGGTGAGTTTGAAAGTAAACCGGGGACAGGAATTGCCTTTCAAATTGATGTGGAAGATGCGGTGGGTGTGAGTCATCAGATAAATAGTCTTACCGAGAAAGTAGAGGAACAACTATGAATGATAAAAAACGATTCTGTGTGCGTGATGTCATGAAGGCTAAATATGACATGGTTGATGGTATGACGACTGTCAGTGAAGCCTTGAACAAGATGAAGTATATTGAGACCAAGAGTTTGATTGTGGATAAACGCGATGAAGATGATGAGTATGGTATGGTGATGCTGGCTGATATTGCCCGACAGGTGTTGGCACAGGATCGTTCGCCGGAGCGTATTAATATCTACGAGGTGATGAGTAAGCCCGTGCTTACGGTTCATCCTGATATGGATATTCGCTATTGTGCACGTTTATTTGATCGTTTTGGTCTGTCTCGGGCACCTGTAGTGAGTGGGAATCATATTATTGGTATTGTTAGTCTGACTGATATGGTGCTGAAAGGCATGTGTAATGAGGATGAGTAGACAGGGATTGCTCTTCTCTAACAGAGACACGCCGTGAAACCATCCATGGTGCTCCATGCCCGCGTCCATGCGGGCAAGGGTCTCTGTTAGAGAAGAACAATCCCTGTCTCTTGAGTGTTCAATAAAAGAAAACAGGATGAGTAATTGGTATGAAGGCAAATGAAATAAAAAGGGGCATGGTGTTTTTGTATGATGGTCGTAACATCATGGTTAAACATGTGCAGGTGCAATCACCGTCATCGCGCAGTGGTAACACCCTGTATAAGGTTGCAGGCAGGGATATTGTCTCGCGGCAGAAGTTTGAACGTAGTTTCAAAGGCGATGAGGTGGTTGAGGCGATTGATGTACAGCGACGGGATGTTCAATTGTCGTATCGGGATGGTGATGGCTGTACCTTTATGGATATTGATAGCTATGAGCAGTATACCCTGGCTGATGAAGTGGTGGAGGATGAATTGCTGTTTTTGACCGATGGTCTGGAGGGTATTAAGGCGCTGGTTCATGATGATGCGATTCTGGGTATTGAACTGCCCGCTACGGTGAATCTTGTTATTGAAGAATGTGCACCGGGTATGAAGACAGCATCTTCTTCTGCACGCACTAAACCGGCAACCTTGAGCACGGGTTTAGTGGTGCTGGTACCGGAATATCTAACCCCGGGAGAAAATATCAAGGTGAATACCGAAACCCGGGAATTCATGTCCAGGAGTTGATGATCTTATGACTGTATCAATATTACATAATCCGCGTTGTAGCAAGAGCAGAGCGACCCTGGCACTATTGGATGAGCATGATGTCAAGGTGGACGTTATCCTCTATCTTGAGGATACCCCTTCTGTTGATGAGTTAAAATCGATTATCAGCAAGCTGGGGATTGAGGCACATGAGCTTATTCGCTTCAATGAATCGGTGGCAGGTGACCTGGGTATTAAGACAACTGATGAACGTTCGCAACAGGAATGGATTGAATTAATGGTTAATAATCCGATCCTGATTGAACGACCGGTGGTTATTAGCAGTGACAAGGCAGCCATTGGTCGACCGCCAGAGAATGTGCTGGATATTATCTAGTCCTCAATAACACATTAACCGCTCCAGTACCGCCGTGGGCTCGATCCGTGGAGCAAAAGGCGAGCACCTCATGGCATTGGCGTAGCCAGTTATCGACCTTGTGTTTTAATTTCGCTTGTCCGTTATGAGAATGATGTCCCTTGCCGTGAATAATACGGATAAATCGTAGCTCTAGTCGGTAGCAGTGATTGAGAAACTCCAGCAGTGTCTGACGTGCATCAGGCACGGTTAATCCATGCAGATCCAGCGTGGCTGTGTTATTAAATCGCCCGCTTTTTAGTCGCCGCAGGGTGTTGTGCTGTATGCCTGTGCGTGAGAACCATAATTCATTAGGATGGGCATCGGCAGGTTCGTATTCATCCGAGAATCGATCCTGTATGATGTCACTTATAAAGTGTTCTACGGGTCTTGGTCGAGGGCTGGGCGGTTTTCGGAAAGGTGCTATGTGGTCTTGTTTGACCGGTTTGACCTGACCAATGTTCTCACGAAACAGGCGGCTATCCTCGATACTGATTTTGTTGCGTTTGGACATAATGAATATGAAACCTCGGTTGCCTATATTGTAAAACCTTTTTTGCGGTGATAGTAGATGTAATGAAGATATTGATAAGTAATGATGATGGTTATCAGTCCGAGGGAATTGCTATATTAAGTAAAAGCCTTGCGGATATGG
Coding sequences within:
- a CDS encoding HDOD domain-containing protein, with the protein product MNKIPDDKYSEILQVPPLPAVAQRLIYEAGREDINIHELATIIQLDPGLTTRIIGLANSAYFGYRDKIYTIVDAIIRVLGLNLVKNLALGIALNKPFNSKKCQHFHIDHYWYQSIETASLCAGLAPYIGRSKEQIHSVYLAGLIHNLGRLILAHSFPQQMDKILSSCSNMDEDVIINMESIEIGINEYQAITSLVKSWELPEDIICMIEYQSDPAYRGDHWKEATLIRYCSNVSNLMYHNPEVIFENEDLIEDINIKELKKERILKEISKLCMQDKKNRTMAQSLAE
- the nadC gene encoding carboxylating nicotinate-nucleotide diphosphorylase — encoded protein: MHSQADKEYISNSVTRALQEDIGSGDVTAALIPADHISQARVITREPIVLCGCEWFEQTLQEIDETIAIHWHYQDGDIIAKNEMLCTLQGNSRNLLSGERTALNFLQTLSGVATLSRRYADQVSDTKTQILDTRKTIPGLRLELKYAVKTGGCKNHRTGLYDGILIKENHIQAAGGIVKAIQQAQKLKTGLFIEVEVESLDELRIAIDNGAERLLLDNFSLAQLEDAVKINDNKASLEASGGITLENISAVAATGVDWISTGSLTKNIQAVDLSMLFE
- a CDS encoding FKBP-type peptidyl-prolyl cis-trans isomerase produces the protein MSEHTTESGLQYDDLTLGDGQLATGAGQTVTVHYTGWLEDGTEFDSSVARNEPFNFPLDVGYVIRGWDEGVKGMKIGGKRKLTIPSDLGYGPQGAGGGAIPANATLIFEIELLAISE
- a CDS encoding DUF1538 domain-containing protein, translated to MRGSIADLLPIILVIAFFQLLVIQQPIPDLLDIVMGVVFVVIGLSLFVRGLELGLFPIGESMAYAFSKKGSLFWLLCFSFALGFGTTVAEPALIAVANEAAAVAADAGVIAGSDEATKAYASGLRFTVAISVGFSLILGVFRIVMGWPVHYFIMAGYTLVVIMTGFAPKEIIGIAYDSGGVTTSTITVPLVTALGVGLALSIKGRNPMVDGFGLIAFASLMPIIFVLAYGMIM
- a CDS encoding DUF1538 domain-containing protein; amino-acid sequence: MQSLIELLMVFWQTVQDVLPIAVIIFGFQLLVIRRPIPNLGKVCVGFVYVLIGLTFFLEGLEHALFPLGKLMAKQLTDTRFLLGDDHLPSYILHWSDYTWVYLFAAAIGFATTVAEPALLAVAIKAKDVSGGVIGVWGLRIAVAVGVSFGLTLGVFRIITGTPLHYYIITGYVIVIIQTFYAPRMIIPLAYDSGGVTTSTVTVPLVAALGLGLASTVPGRSPLLDGFGLIAFASLFPIISVMVYAQLSEWWSRRNKNLNE
- a CDS encoding P-II family nitrogen regulator, with product MHFKLLIALIEDDKTEDVLDAARKAGATGSTVINHARGEGLEKTKTFLGLSLETQRDMLLFLVEEHLSRTILETISEIGEFESKPGTGIAFQIDVEDAVGVSHQINSLTEKVEEQL
- a CDS encoding CBS domain-containing protein yields the protein MNDKKRFCVRDVMKAKYDMVDGMTTVSEALNKMKYIETKSLIVDKRDEDDEYGMVMLADIARQVLAQDRSPERINIYEVMSKPVLTVHPDMDIRYCARLFDRFGLSRAPVVSGNHIIGIVSLTDMVLKGMCNEDE
- the yeiP gene encoding elongation factor P-like protein YeiP, whose translation is MKANEIKRGMVFLYDGRNIMVKHVQVQSPSSRSGNTLYKVAGRDIVSRQKFERSFKGDEVVEAIDVQRRDVQLSYRDGDGCTFMDIDSYEQYTLADEVVEDELLFLTDGLEGIKALVHDDAILGIELPATVNLVIEECAPGMKTASSSARTKPATLSTGLVVLVPEYLTPGENIKVNTETREFMSRS
- the arsC gene encoding arsenate reductase (glutaredoxin) (This arsenate reductase requires both glutathione and glutaredoxin to convert arsenate to arsenite, after which the efflux transporter formed by ArsA and ArsB can extrude the arsenite from the cell, providing resistance.); this encodes MTVSILHNPRCSKSRATLALLDEHDVKVDVILYLEDTPSVDELKSIISKLGIEAHELIRFNESVAGDLGIKTTDERSQQEWIELMVNNPILIERPVVISSDKAAIGRPPENVLDII
- a CDS encoding DNA mismatch repair protein MutS — translated: MSKRNKISIEDSRLFRENIGQVKPVKQDHIAPFRKPPSPRPRPVEHFISDIIQDRFSDEYEPADAHPNELWFSRTGIQHNTLRRLKSGRFNNTATLDLHGLTVPDARQTLLEFLNHCYRLELRFIRIIHGKGHHSHNGQAKLKHKVDNWLRQCHEVLAFCSTDRAHGGTGAVNVLLRTR